The following proteins come from a genomic window of Pyxidicoccus sp. MSG2:
- a CDS encoding Do family serine endopeptidase, translating to MPCSLPTRRLLGALALLPAATFGSACGQALGTASAATPTAALSAPAKPAASPNVPVQQALYSPAASGAPGTLTSLAPLVDAVKGAVVNVEVTSRPRRVSGMQGLPPGMAERFGLPPGMGFEGQTPSRQGAGSGFIIETGGIVLTNNHVVEDADVVRVKLDDGRAFDAEVLGRDPLTDVALIKLKGAPGNLPSVPLGDSDALRVGDAVMAIGNPFGLASSVSAGILSARARDIHAGPYDDFLQTDAAINPGNSGGPLFNMKGEVVGMNTAIIGGATGIGFAVPSNLIRNLLSQLQDTGAVRRGWLGLSVQDLTPDIARALGVQATKGAVVAGVNRGSPGARGGLREEDVITSVEGKPVDSAGALTRAVAQLKPDSKVKLELLRDGKPQTLEVTLGTRPAMEGEEEVAPRNGTASQRQRIGVQLRDTENGPQVMAVEPGSPADKGGLVPGMVLVQVGDQKVSSAAEAVQAFTSAKPGAPVLLRVRAPNSDTALLRAVEVPER from the coding sequence ATGCCTTGCTCGCTCCCGACCCGCCGCCTCCTCGGTGCCCTGGCCCTGCTTCCCGCCGCGACGTTCGGCAGTGCCTGCGGCCAGGCCCTGGGCACCGCGTCCGCCGCGACTCCCACGGCCGCACTCTCCGCGCCCGCGAAGCCTGCCGCCTCGCCCAACGTGCCCGTGCAGCAGGCGCTCTACAGCCCTGCGGCCTCTGGCGCGCCGGGCACGCTCACCTCGCTGGCGCCGCTGGTGGACGCGGTGAAGGGCGCGGTCGTCAATGTGGAGGTGACGTCGCGGCCGCGCCGTGTGTCCGGCATGCAGGGCCTGCCGCCGGGCATGGCGGAGCGCTTCGGCCTGCCGCCCGGCATGGGCTTCGAGGGCCAGACGCCGTCGCGCCAGGGCGCGGGCTCCGGCTTCATCATCGAAACGGGCGGCATCGTCCTCACCAACAACCACGTGGTGGAGGACGCGGACGTGGTGCGCGTGAAGCTGGACGACGGCCGCGCCTTTGATGCCGAAGTGCTCGGGAGGGACCCGCTCACCGACGTGGCGCTCATCAAACTCAAGGGCGCGCCGGGCAACCTGCCCTCCGTGCCGCTGGGGGACTCGGACGCGCTGCGCGTGGGCGACGCGGTGATGGCCATCGGCAACCCGTTCGGCCTCGCGTCCAGCGTGAGCGCCGGCATCCTCTCCGCCCGGGCGCGCGACATCCACGCGGGGCCCTATGACGACTTCCTCCAGACGGACGCCGCCATCAACCCCGGCAACTCCGGCGGGCCGCTCTTCAACATGAAGGGCGAAGTGGTGGGCATGAACACGGCCATCATCGGCGGCGCCACCGGAATCGGCTTCGCGGTGCCCAGCAACCTCATCCGCAACCTCCTGTCGCAGCTCCAGGACACGGGCGCGGTGCGACGCGGCTGGCTGGGCCTGTCCGTGCAGGACCTCACGCCGGACATCGCCAGGGCGCTGGGCGTGCAGGCGACGAAGGGCGCGGTGGTGGCCGGCGTCAACCGAGGCAGCCCGGGCGCTCGCGGCGGCCTGCGCGAGGAGGACGTCATCACCTCCGTGGAAGGCAAGCCGGTGGACTCGGCGGGCGCGCTCACCCGCGCGGTGGCCCAGCTCAAGCCCGACAGCAAGGTGAAGCTGGAGCTGCTGCGTGACGGCAAGCCGCAGACGCTGGAAGTCACGCTGGGCACGCGCCCGGCCATGGAGGGCGAGGAGGAGGTGGCGCCGCGCAATGGCACCGCGTCCCAGCGCCAGCGCATCGGTGTGCAACTGAGGGACACGGAGAACGGCCCGCAGGTGATGGCGGTGGAGCCCGGCAGCCCCGCGGACAAGGGCGGCTTGGTGCCCGGCATGGTGCTGGTGCAGGTGGGTGACCAGAAGGTCTCCAGCGCGGCGGAGGCGGTGCAGGCCTTCACCTCCGCGAAGCCCGGCGCGCCGGTGCTGCTGCGCGTGCGCGCCCCCAACTCCGACACCGCCCTGCTGCGCGCGGTGGAAGTGCCGGAGCGCTGA
- a CDS encoding DUF4435 domain-containing protein — translation MLKWPAKALESIATLFQPLQDIDVYVEDEGSEIFYLELLSRLTDGEFKIVRVLPLGGRKRVIEKCQSAQGNGRPSIFIIDGDLEWVRGGSPPPLKGLYHHDAYCIENYLFCATAATELIAESHGKLSRQQARDLLSWDSFLSQTITPLVELFCVFAAAQKLAPSVPTVSRGVGAILTPSRKGAPSQVDKDRLNQLRNEVSAEVISATGKEAFDAAVKEISDRVNSLSAKHSAISGKDFLLPLLRFRIITLAKSQHPDDSFRFRLAKHCSLERLTPLKSALKSAAQKK, via the coding sequence ATGCTCAAATGGCCAGCAAAGGCACTGGAGAGCATTGCTACACTCTTCCAACCACTGCAGGACATTGACGTATACGTCGAAGACGAAGGTTCTGAGATTTTCTACCTAGAACTGCTATCGCGACTAACAGACGGCGAATTCAAGATCGTGAGAGTCTTACCACTTGGCGGACGCAAGCGCGTTATCGAGAAGTGCCAAAGCGCCCAAGGCAATGGTCGCCCATCTATTTTCATTATTGATGGAGACCTTGAATGGGTAAGAGGAGGCAGCCCCCCTCCACTGAAGGGCCTTTATCACCATGATGCCTACTGCATCGAGAACTACCTATTCTGTGCTACTGCCGCCACAGAACTCATAGCCGAGTCCCACGGCAAGCTTTCGAGGCAGCAAGCTCGTGATTTGCTTTCTTGGGATTCGTTCTTGAGCCAGACCATCACCCCACTTGTCGAACTTTTCTGCGTCTTTGCAGCAGCTCAGAAGCTGGCACCCTCAGTACCGACTGTAAGCAGAGGAGTCGGAGCCATACTGACACCAAGTAGGAAAGGGGCTCCGTCTCAAGTCGACAAGGACCGACTCAATCAACTTCGAAACGAGGTAAGCGCAGAGGTCATTTCCGCGACTGGCAAAGAAGCATTCGATGCAGCCGTCAAGGAGATCAGCGATCGAGTCAACTCCCTGTCTGCTAAGCATTCGGCTATTTCAGGCAAGGACTTTCTACTACCACTACTCCGATTTCGCATCATCACCCTGGCAAAGTCACAACACCCTGATGACTCATTTCGATTCAGACTTGCAAAGCACTGCTCCCTTGAACGACTCACCCCTCTCAAATCGGCCCTAAAGAGCGCCGCACAGAAGAAGTAG
- a CDS encoding AAA family ATPase, translating to MRLINFNASKVHGYLNFNINFNDNITFLVGLNGSGKTTALRLIMGLITPSLENLAEIEFDSCSIKVRAEQEFEIIATDKDDRISVSISGHSETFVFDKPDPSILAGSRSRHEYFTRLQTESRLHPVVMKIARSATPMFLGLDRRFLAQERAITERTFDEPIYEARQSVVSARHSRRDLGASLQDVQLLVRDTMAELRTKQEEIDGELRRKIIIDAFAYVPTNSGIVFQGPSPEVIASFKKKKASIEQAVGSLGVNPSEVEERLTEYFNRMEKVIGAFDSFEHARGTKKQRTPPADLVMEWIVNKPQVDRINTLFQMIERYVVMRAGVSAPIDNFLSLINRFLAQTSKKLVLSAQDYLAVQFDSGESRPLSALSSGERQIVVMLAHLSLNKRSETEGVFIVDEPELSLHIAWQEMFVDAIRQANPSVQLILATHSPAIILGRDDLCVVVGGVN from the coding sequence ATGCGCCTAATCAATTTCAACGCATCCAAAGTCCACGGATACTTAAACTTCAACATAAACTTCAACGACAACATAACATTTCTCGTCGGACTAAACGGCTCAGGCAAGACAACTGCACTACGCCTCATAATGGGCCTAATAACTCCCTCCCTGGAGAACCTTGCCGAGATTGAATTTGACTCCTGCTCAATCAAAGTTCGCGCAGAGCAGGAGTTTGAAATCATCGCCACAGACAAGGATGACCGCATCTCCGTTAGCATTAGCGGCCATTCCGAGACGTTCGTCTTTGACAAGCCAGACCCCAGCATTCTTGCTGGCTCGCGATCTCGACACGAATACTTCACGAGGCTCCAGACCGAATCACGACTGCATCCTGTTGTCATGAAGATCGCCCGATCCGCCACCCCCATGTTTCTTGGGCTCGATCGGCGATTCCTCGCACAAGAGCGCGCTATCACAGAGCGGACTTTCGACGAGCCCATCTATGAGGCCAGACAATCAGTCGTATCTGCACGCCACTCACGCAGAGACCTAGGTGCAAGTCTTCAGGATGTTCAACTACTAGTTCGAGACACGATGGCGGAACTTCGCACAAAACAAGAGGAAATTGACGGCGAACTTCGACGCAAAATCATTATCGATGCCTTTGCATATGTCCCTACCAATTCCGGCATTGTCTTCCAAGGCCCTTCACCAGAAGTAATTGCTTCTTTCAAGAAAAAGAAGGCGTCAATCGAGCAAGCCGTTGGCAGCCTTGGAGTCAACCCATCAGAAGTGGAGGAACGCCTGACGGAGTATTTTAATCGAATGGAGAAGGTCATCGGGGCGTTCGACAGTTTCGAGCACGCTCGAGGAACAAAGAAACAGCGCACTCCTCCTGCCGATCTCGTCATGGAGTGGATTGTCAACAAGCCACAAGTTGACCGAATCAACACTCTATTTCAAATGATCGAGCGATATGTGGTCATGCGAGCAGGAGTTTCTGCCCCCATAGACAACTTCCTTTCCCTCATAAATAGATTTCTCGCACAAACCAGCAAGAAGCTTGTCCTATCCGCTCAGGACTACCTAGCTGTTCAATTCGATTCTGGCGAGTCACGCCCCCTCTCCGCGCTCTCATCAGGAGAGCGCCAAATCGTAGTAATGTTGGCGCATTTGTCTCTCAATAAGCGTTCCGAAACCGAGGGAGTCTTCATTGTCGACGAACCGGAATTGTCACTCCACATTGCTTGGCAAGAAATGTTCGTGGATGCCATCCGCCAAGCCAACCCTTCGGTACAATTAATCCTAGCAACACATTCACCCGCGATTATTCTTGGCAGAGACGACCTCTGCGTCGTGGTTGGTGGGGTAAACTAA